From Rudanella lutea DSM 19387, a single genomic window includes:
- a CDS encoding phage tail protein gives MEGYIAQIIMFAGNFAPRGWAFCNGQILSIAQNTALFSLLGTTFGGNGQTTFALPDFRGRVPVGTGQGPGLPPVVLGQMAGAATHTLIITEMPAHNHSLVASSQTGNTAAPANAFLAATGALDPEYRSTLDSGVTLGPNSMSIAGGSQPHNNMQPYLGINFIICMEGIFPARN, from the coding sequence ATGGAAGGATACATTGCTCAAATCATCATGTTCGCGGGCAACTTTGCCCCTCGGGGCTGGGCGTTCTGTAATGGGCAGATTTTGTCGATTGCCCAAAATACAGCCCTCTTCTCGCTCTTGGGTACCACGTTTGGAGGTAATGGCCAGACAACCTTTGCTCTCCCCGATTTCCGTGGCCGAGTGCCGGTTGGTACTGGTCAAGGGCCTGGTTTACCCCCAGTTGTTTTAGGCCAAATGGCTGGTGCAGCCACGCATACACTGATTATAACAGAAATGCCAGCACACAATCATTCGCTGGTTGCATCGTCTCAAACGGGTAATACCGCAGCACCCGCCAATGCTTTTCTGGCCGCCACGGGCGCGCTCGATCCCGAGTATAGAAGCACACTGGACTCTGGCGTCACATTAGGCCCGAATTCAATGTCGATTGCTGGTGGCTCGCAGCCCCACAACAATATGCAGCCCTATCTGGGCATCAACTTTATAATCTGCATGGAGGGCATTTTCCCAGCGCGTAATTAA
- a CDS encoding phage tail protein, with amino-acid sequence MEPYLAQVIMFAGNFAPRYWAFCQGQILSIAQNTALFSLLGTTFGGNGQTTFGLPDLRGRAPIGPGQGPGLPPVVLGQMAGEPTHTLITTEMPAHNHPLFASSQTGNIAAPANAFLAATGTLDPEYRSTLDSPVTMGANTVVGSGGSQPHNNMQPYLGMNFIICTSGIYPSRN; translated from the coding sequence ATGGAACCGTACCTTGCTCAGGTAATTATGTTCGCTGGCAACTTTGCCCCACGATACTGGGCGTTCTGCCAGGGACAGATTCTGTCAATTGCTCAAAATACAGCCCTCTTCTCGCTCTTGGGTACCACGTTTGGAGGTAATGGCCAAACAACCTTCGGACTCCCCGACCTGCGCGGTCGCGCACCGATCGGGCCCGGACAGGGACCTGGCTTACCCCCAGTTGTTTTAGGCCAAATGGCTGGTGAGCCTACCCATACACTGATTACAACAGAAATGCCAGCGCACAATCATCCGCTTTTTGCATCGTCTCAAACAGGCAATATTGCCGCACCAGCCAATGCGTTTTTAGCCGCAACAGGCACCCTCGATCCTGAGTACAGAAGCACATTAGATTCGCCGGTAACTATGGGGGCAAATACGGTGGTAGGCAGTGGTGGTTCGCAGCCCCACAACAACATGCAACCCTATCTGGGTATGAACTTCATCATTTGCACATCAGGAATCTATCCATCAAGAAATTAA
- a CDS encoding leucine-rich repeat domain-containing protein: protein MLIDPEVASKSVPTVADTHAKRLTWWLGLTPVWRSAFQTAILQHSAHPTAEELEYLWQIPAIRFTGPRAPYPNLPFELTDCSGLQGMSNLEIVVLTHHQLGSVTELATLPKLRSLFVNNNSIRSLTGIESLKKLEQLYAQFNQIDSLVPVRELTGLREIYINFNPIKTLDGITAKHARNLKGFFCLPNDDLPDREVMRVEQRLGIRCRAA, encoded by the coding sequence ATGCTTATTGATCCCGAAGTAGCCTCTAAGTCGGTGCCTACCGTGGCCGATACGCACGCCAAACGCCTGACGTGGTGGCTTGGCCTGACGCCCGTATGGCGGTCGGCTTTCCAAACGGCTATCCTGCAACATTCCGCTCACCCCACGGCCGAAGAATTAGAATACCTCTGGCAAATTCCAGCCATCCGGTTTACGGGCCCGCGAGCCCCCTACCCCAATTTGCCGTTTGAATTAACCGATTGCTCGGGCCTACAGGGCATGAGTAACCTGGAAATTGTGGTGCTCACCCACCATCAATTAGGGTCTGTTACCGAACTGGCTACCTTACCCAAACTGCGGAGCCTGTTTGTTAACAACAACTCCATCAGGAGCCTGACTGGGATCGAATCGCTCAAAAAACTGGAGCAACTGTATGCGCAGTTTAACCAGATTGATTCATTGGTTCCTGTCCGGGAGCTGACCGGACTGCGGGAGATTTACATCAACTTCAACCCCATCAAAACCCTCGACGGTATCACGGCGAAGCACGCCCGTAACCTGAAGGGATTCTTTTGTTTACCGAACGACGACCTGCCCGACCGTGAAGTGATGCGGGTAGAACAACGCCTTGGCATTCGGTGCCGGGCAGCTTAA
- a CDS encoding collagen-like triple helix repeat-containing protein, giving the protein MRNVTILLLASLLALAGCQTDPVPGPKGDTGAQGPKGDAGAQGPKGDPGAPGQPGAPGQPGEPGTANAWSYIYPNESFRPLGTPEYNSITKMYTSSGFRQFVPEKYAEVADKGVVLVYLRDGLNAWTLNSVQSLYLGPIPTEPPSVVETSVRNLPDRVRVTAKLTTVNEKSTILSTYKADVKIILIAPTHVLINQISNGRLDLTDCAAVERYLKL; this is encoded by the coding sequence ATGAGAAACGTAACCATTTTGCTGCTGGCCAGCCTGTTGGCTTTGGCTGGTTGTCAGACCGATCCGGTTCCGGGCCCCAAGGGTGACACCGGGGCGCAGGGGCCCAAAGGGGATGCCGGTGCACAAGGCCCCAAAGGGGATCCCGGGGCGCCCGGTCAGCCGGGGGCTCCGGGGCAACCCGGAGAACCGGGTACGGCTAATGCCTGGAGTTACATCTACCCCAATGAGTCGTTCAGGCCGTTGGGAACGCCCGAGTATAACTCCATTACGAAGATGTACACCTCCAGTGGTTTCCGGCAGTTTGTGCCTGAGAAATATGCCGAGGTGGCCGACAAAGGCGTGGTGCTCGTGTACCTGCGCGACGGCCTCAATGCCTGGACGCTCAACAGTGTTCAGTCGCTGTACCTCGGTCCCATACCCACGGAGCCGCCGAGTGTGGTAGAAACCTCAGTCCGAAATCTGCCCGATCGGGTGCGCGTAACCGCTAAACTGACCACGGTCAACGAAAAGTCGACAATTCTGTCGACGTACAAAGCCGACGTCAAGATTATTCTGATTGCACCCACGCATGTGCTCATCAACCAGATTAGCAACGGTCGGCTCGACCTGACCGATTGTGCGGCCGTAGAACGGTATTTGAAGTTGTAA
- a CDS encoding MGH1-like glycoside hydrolase domain-containing protein, translated as MSADAEKLRIYDRPDNKGWKKWGPYLSDRAWGTVREDYSPYGDAWNNVTHDMARSRAYRWGEEGIGGIADNKGHVCFALALWNHRDNILKERFFGLAGPEGNHGEDVKELYYYLDSTPTHSYMKMLYKYPQREFPYNQLVIETMRRSRHDPEFELIDTGIFDQNEYFDVFIEYAKADQNDWLVKITAHNRSTEPAPLTLLPTIWFRNTWSWGYEQYNTRPMLNGIANSQIEVNHKQLGKFKLYCEGADDLLFCENETNTERLYGRPNSTAFPKDGINNYIVGGKTDAINPNKIGTKASAQYTRTVAPGESMTVRLRFSDNTHLSQPFADFDQLFETRQDEADAFYAHLQQNVDTPELLNIQRQAYAGMLWNKQFYYYNVDEWLKGDPKMPVPFQGRVYARNETWRHMYTANILSMPDKWEYPWFAAWDLAFHTLTLARLDPHFAKRQLAVILREYYMHPNGQIPAYEWNFSDVNPPVHAWATWKVYEIDRQMNGVGDVNFLERVFHKLLLNFTWWVNRKDVAGNNIFGGGFLGLDNIGVFDRSQPLPMGGRIEQADGTGWMAMYTLNMLRISCEIALTRPSYQDMASKFFEHFLHIAAAMNNLGKEHISLWDEVDQFYYDVLHTPDNNARLLKIRSMVGLIPLFAVEVLDEELLNKLPDFKRRVEWVLKNRPDLASLVSRWHEPGKGETHLLSLLRGHRMKMLLKRMFDEAEFLSDYGIRALSKYHEQHPYQFVLNGEMFQVKYVPAESEASIFGGNSNWRGPVWFPVNFLLIDSLLKFYQYYGDDFEIEYPTHSGQVMSIKEAAVQVAERLINIFRRDEKTGLIPAFGNEEKFQKDPHFRDLYLFFEYFHGDVGAGLGASHQTGWTGLVADLIEYRYLYQTETANLAVK; from the coding sequence ATGAGCGCTGACGCTGAAAAACTACGCATATATGACAGGCCCGACAATAAGGGCTGGAAAAAATGGGGCCCCTACCTCTCCGACCGGGCCTGGGGAACCGTCCGCGAAGATTATAGCCCGTATGGCGATGCCTGGAACAATGTCACGCACGACATGGCCCGCTCCCGCGCCTACCGCTGGGGCGAAGAAGGAATCGGCGGCATTGCAGACAACAAAGGCCACGTTTGCTTTGCCTTGGCCCTCTGGAATCACCGCGACAATATTCTGAAAGAGCGTTTCTTCGGACTGGCCGGCCCTGAGGGCAACCACGGCGAAGACGTGAAAGAGCTGTACTATTACCTCGACAGCACGCCCACGCACTCCTACATGAAGATGCTTTATAAGTATCCGCAGCGGGAGTTTCCGTACAATCAGCTCGTGATCGAAACCATGCGCCGGTCGCGCCATGATCCCGAGTTTGAACTGATCGACACGGGCATTTTCGACCAGAATGAGTACTTCGACGTGTTTATCGAGTACGCCAAGGCCGATCAAAACGACTGGCTCGTTAAAATTACGGCCCATAACCGGAGCACCGAACCGGCCCCGCTCACGCTGTTGCCCACCATCTGGTTCCGCAATACCTGGTCGTGGGGGTACGAGCAGTACAACACCCGGCCCATGCTCAACGGTATTGCCAACAGTCAGATCGAGGTAAACCACAAACAATTGGGCAAGTTTAAGCTCTATTGCGAAGGGGCCGACGACCTGCTGTTCTGCGAAAACGAAACTAATACCGAACGACTCTACGGCCGCCCTAACTCGACGGCTTTCCCGAAAGACGGGATCAATAATTACATTGTCGGGGGTAAAACTGATGCCATCAACCCCAACAAAATTGGCACGAAAGCCTCGGCTCAGTACACCCGCACGGTGGCCCCCGGCGAGTCGATGACGGTGCGGCTGCGGTTTAGCGACAACACCCACCTGAGCCAGCCTTTTGCCGATTTCGACCAATTATTCGAAACCCGTCAGGACGAAGCCGACGCCTTTTACGCCCATCTCCAGCAGAACGTCGATACCCCTGAGCTGCTGAATATTCAGCGGCAGGCCTACGCGGGAATGCTCTGGAACAAGCAGTTCTACTACTACAATGTCGATGAATGGCTCAAGGGTGACCCCAAAATGCCCGTGCCGTTTCAGGGGCGTGTGTATGCCCGCAACGAAACCTGGCGGCATATGTACACGGCCAATATTCTGAGCATGCCCGATAAGTGGGAATACCCGTGGTTTGCGGCCTGGGATCTGGCGTTTCATACGCTGACCCTCGCCCGGCTCGACCCCCACTTTGCCAAGCGCCAACTGGCCGTTATCCTGCGCGAGTACTACATGCACCCCAACGGGCAGATTCCGGCTTACGAGTGGAATTTCTCGGACGTGAACCCGCCCGTACACGCCTGGGCCACCTGGAAAGTGTACGAGATAGACCGGCAGATGAATGGCGTGGGCGACGTGAACTTCCTTGAGCGAGTGTTTCATAAATTGCTGCTCAACTTTACCTGGTGGGTAAACCGGAAAGACGTAGCCGGCAACAACATTTTTGGTGGGGGCTTCCTCGGCCTCGACAACATTGGGGTCTTCGACCGGTCGCAACCGTTGCCAATGGGCGGGCGCATCGAGCAGGCCGATGGCACCGGCTGGATGGCCATGTACACGCTCAACATGCTCCGCATCTCGTGCGAAATAGCCCTCACCCGGCCATCCTATCAGGACATGGCGAGCAAGTTCTTCGAGCATTTCCTGCACATCGCAGCCGCCATGAACAACCTCGGCAAGGAGCATATCAGCCTGTGGGACGAGGTCGATCAGTTTTATTACGACGTACTGCACACCCCCGACAACAACGCCCGGCTGCTCAAAATCCGGTCGATGGTGGGGCTCATCCCCCTGTTTGCCGTGGAGGTGCTCGACGAAGAGCTGCTCAACAAACTCCCCGACTTTAAGCGCCGGGTGGAGTGGGTACTCAAAAACCGACCCGACCTGGCCTCGCTTGTATCGCGGTGGCATGAGCCGGGCAAGGGCGAAACCCACCTGCTCTCACTGCTACGGGGACACCGTATGAAAATGCTGCTCAAACGAATGTTCGACGAGGCTGAGTTTTTGTCGGATTACGGTATCCGGGCCCTATCAAAATACCATGAGCAGCACCCGTATCAGTTTGTGCTCAACGGCGAGATGTTTCAGGTAAAATACGTACCGGCCGAGTCGGAAGCGAGCATTTTTGGGGGTAACTCCAACTGGCGCGGGCCCGTCTGGTTCCCGGTTAACTTCCTACTGATCGATTCACTACTGAAGTTTTACCAGTACTACGGCGACGATTTTGAGATCGAATACCCTACCCATTCGGGGCAGGTGATGAGCATAAAAGAAGCCGCTGTTCAGGTAGCTGAGCGACTGATTAACATTTTCCGGCGCGACGAAAAAACAGGGCTCATTCCGGCGTTCGGCAACGAAGAGAAGTTTCAGAAAGACCCCCATTTCCGGGATCTGTACCTGTTTTTCGAGTACTTCCACGGCGATGTGGGGGCAGGACTTGGTGCGTCTCACCAAACCGGCTGGACGGGTCTCGTGGCCGATTTGATTGAGTACCGGTATCTCTACCAAACCGAAACGGCCAACCTGGCCGTGAAGTAA
- a CDS encoding gluconate 2-dehydrogenase subunit 3 family protein has product MVATAVGGLAVLPSWATRWTPESLRATGSVGGILSAAETNLLAELVETIIPATPATDPSKGEIPGAKALNVDQFVEKMVADCYDKTAQETFRKGFAALDEVAKATGNKSFLETDQAGRLNVLKQMQQSTVPGQKEFLSLVKNLTIRGYMNSEYVMTNLTHYEMVPGRYKGCVPVAG; this is encoded by the coding sequence ATGGTGGCCACTGCGGTGGGTGGTCTTGCCGTTCTGCCCAGCTGGGCTACCCGCTGGACACCCGAATCGCTCCGGGCTACGGGCTCGGTCGGGGGAATCCTTTCGGCTGCGGAAACAAACCTGCTGGCCGAACTGGTCGAAACCATTATTCCGGCTACCCCCGCCACCGACCCGTCGAAAGGCGAAATTCCGGGGGCTAAAGCTCTGAATGTAGACCAGTTTGTCGAAAAAATGGTGGCTGACTGCTACGACAAAACGGCGCAGGAGACGTTCCGCAAAGGCTTTGCAGCTTTGGATGAGGTAGCGAAAGCAACAGGGAATAAATCATTCCTGGAAACCGACCAGGCTGGGCGGCTCAATGTGCTCAAACAAATGCAGCAGTCGACTGTGCCGGGGCAGAAAGAGTTCTTGTCGCTGGTGAAAAACCTGACCATTCGGGGCTACATGAATTCCGAGTACGTCATGACCAACCTGACCCACTACGAAATGGTGCCCGGCCGTTACAAAGGCTGCGTACCCGTAGCTGGCTAA